From Synergistota bacterium, one genomic window encodes:
- the lpxD gene encoding UDP-3-O-(3-hydroxymyristoyl)glucosamine N-acyltransferase produces the protein MARLNRSVKASEIAKLIEGVLEGEDIEVREISTLSCSKEGDLSFLWDKSLCEKLKDVKASVIVLPCELGVELEGKTLIKVKDPRKAMIKLLRELFKREHPIPLGVHELAYLEEGVILEEGVRIAPFSYVGKGSRIGSNTVVYPFVFIGENVEIGRDCVIYPMVSIREDVKIGNRVVIHSGAVIGSDGFGFVPSPEGALKIPQVGIVVIEDDVEIGANVTIDRATVGETRIGRGTKIDNLVQIAHNVKVGRNVLIAALCGIAGSSEIGDGVMMGGQAGVKDHVSVGEGSIIAARSGVTKDIPPKSFVSGFPATDHKEDLRIGALIRRLPELFQKVKELERRVKG, from the coding sequence ATGGCAAGGCTAAATAGGTCCGTTAAGGCTTCTGAGATAGCTAAGCTTATCGAGGGAGTCCTTGAAGGAGAAGATATAGAGGTAAGAGAGATTTCTACTCTTTCTTGTTCCAAGGAGGGGGATCTCTCTTTCCTCTGGGATAAGAGCCTATGTGAGAAGCTTAAGGATGTAAAGGCTTCTGTTATCGTTTTGCCTTGCGAGCTTGGTGTTGAGCTTGAGGGTAAAACCTTAATAAAGGTTAAAGATCCTAGGAAAGCCATGATCAAGCTCTTAAGGGAGCTTTTTAAAAGGGAGCATCCTATACCCTTGGGAGTTCATGAGCTTGCCTATCTTGAGGAAGGCGTGATCTTAGAGGAGGGGGTGAGAATAGCCCCCTTTTCTTATGTTGGAAAGGGTTCAAGGATCGGTTCAAATACCGTCGTATATCCCTTCGTCTTTATAGGTGAGAATGTGGAGATAGGTAGGGATTGTGTGATATACCCTATGGTTTCTATAAGGGAGGATGTCAAGATAGGAAATAGAGTTGTGATTCACAGCGGCGCGGTAATAGGTAGCGATGGATTTGGCTTCGTTCCTTCACCAGAGGGCGCATTAAAGATACCTCAGGTGGGGATAGTAGTAATAGAGGATGATGTGGAGATAGGAGCGAACGTGACCATAGACAGGGCTACGGTCGGAGAAACAAGAATTGGAAGAGGGACTAAGATAGATAATCTTGTTCAAATCGCTCACAATGTGAAAGTGGGTAGGAATGTCTTGATAGCTGCCCTATGTGGGATAGCTGGTAGCTCTGAGATAGGCGATGGCGTAATGATGGGTGGACAGGCTGGCGTTAAGGATCATGTATCTGTGGGCGAAGGGAGCATAATAGCTGCGCGAAGCGGTGTAACTAAAGATATACCGCCTAAGAGTTTCGTTTCAGGTTTTCCTGCTACGGATCATAAGGAGGACCTGAGGATTGGGGCTTTAATTAGAAGGTTGCCGGAGCTTTTCCAAAAGGTAAAGGAGCTCGAAAGGAGAGTTAAGGGGTGA
- a CDS encoding OmpH family outer membrane protein gives MKRLVLALSLTAIMVLSFTFAQGAWAQSPVKIGVVDVDYLLNNHPKAEEVRAQIKSFVQKQESQVKTEIENLRKNIKDEKELRQKESEVFRKAQAEFDKYKNELLNPLMKDVDTAIREVAKKQGIEIVLLKGAVFFGGIDLTQDAFNVLKSKYGKAK, from the coding sequence ATGAAGCGTTTGGTGTTAGCCTTAAGTCTCACAGCTATCATGGTTCTTTCTTTTACGTTTGCTCAAGGAGCCTGGGCACAGAGCCCCGTTAAGATAGGGGTGGTTGATGTGGATTATCTCTTAAACAATCATCCTAAGGCTGAGGAGGTAAGGGCCCAGATAAAGAGCTTTGTGCAGAAGCAGGAGTCGCAGGTTAAGACGGAGATAGAGAACTTGCGCAAAAACATTAAGGATGAGAAGGAGTTAAGGCAAAAGGAATCTGAGGTGTTTAGGAAGGCCCAGGCGGAGTTTGATAAGTATAAGAATGAGTTATTAAATCCCTTAATGAAGGATGTAGATACTGCCATAAGGGAGGTTGCCAAAAAGCAAGGTATAGAGATAGTTTTGCTTAAAGGAGCGGTATTTTTTGGCGGGATCGATCTAACTCAGGATGCCTTCAACGTGTTAAAGAGTAAGTATGGCAAGGCTAAATAG
- a CDS encoding BamA/TamA family outer membrane protein: MRSLLLCLFLIFLSAGVVFAAPIIKAIDVEGNITVQKDRILAVVQSKVGEPVDEEKIKEDVKRIYDMGFFKSVSVKGQPYEDGVKVIFVVEEFEPIKEIIIEGNTVIPTKKIREVMFLTEGMRFNASFFKRDIDRIVDLYRREGYGLIRIMDAGFSKGVVFLKILEPRVKEIVIQGNKRTKDYVVRRYIYIKPGEVLNTKKLQLSLSRLEATEFFEKVEAYPEPTEEIGWINIVFRVEEKSTTRLMLGIGYGSVTGWEGEAAYENFNFMGRGIRVSIGLGLGEEERQWVSWEDPWMDEKHFAYKFGFFRRDYTDVNWYDRETGEVKGTYDESAEGFYIGFGRKINNKVSFYLTLTHENVNITPTSGEPPDREEVLQGEVRYLTLSLTRDNRNPYVPYSVGDVESLIVEHAGLFGGDYNYSKYIGEVKFYLPFELNKWLGIELGAEEERPWIIAARARYGDSSGTLPYFEKFFVGGATTLRGYPRSYFFGEKMVLANVELRIPIEKGLELVVFNDWGYAWSKDESISLSDLKRGVGFGLRVRTPFGIIRADFAENEEGETQSYIGFGHIF, translated from the coding sequence GTGAGGAGTCTTTTATTATGCTTATTCTTGATTTTTCTTTCTGCGGGTGTAGTTTTTGCTGCTCCTATAATAAAGGCTATAGATGTGGAGGGAAATATAACTGTTCAAAAGGATAGAATTCTTGCTGTTGTTCAAAGCAAGGTTGGGGAGCCGGTTGATGAGGAGAAGATAAAGGAGGATGTGAAGAGAATATACGATATGGGGTTCTTTAAGAGCGTTTCCGTTAAGGGACAGCCTTATGAGGATGGGGTTAAGGTTATATTTGTGGTGGAAGAGTTTGAGCCCATAAAGGAGATAATTATTGAAGGTAACACGGTTATACCAACTAAGAAGATAAGGGAAGTGATGTTTTTAACGGAAGGAATGCGCTTTAATGCTAGTTTCTTTAAGCGTGATATCGATAGGATAGTGGACCTCTATAGAAGAGAAGGATACGGTCTAATAAGGATAATGGATGCAGGTTTTTCCAAGGGAGTGGTTTTTTTAAAGATACTCGAGCCCAGGGTTAAGGAGATAGTAATTCAGGGAAATAAGAGAACTAAGGATTACGTTGTTAGAAGGTATATTTACATAAAACCTGGCGAGGTTTTAAATACTAAGAAGCTTCAGCTTTCCCTTTCCCGCCTTGAGGCGACGGAGTTCTTCGAGAAAGTTGAAGCTTATCCTGAGCCTACGGAGGAGATAGGTTGGATAAATATCGTATTTAGGGTGGAGGAAAAGAGTACCACGAGGCTCATGTTGGGGATTGGTTATGGGAGCGTAACCGGTTGGGAAGGGGAGGCTGCTTACGAGAACTTTAACTTTATGGGAAGAGGTATAAGGGTGAGTATAGGTTTGGGGTTGGGCGAAGAGGAGAGGCAATGGGTTAGCTGGGAAGATCCCTGGATGGATGAGAAGCACTTCGCCTATAAGTTTGGTTTCTTTAGAAGGGATTACACTGATGTTAATTGGTATGATCGTGAGACAGGGGAAGTTAAGGGGACTTATGATGAGAGCGCTGAAGGTTTTTATATAGGCTTTGGAAGGAAAATTAACAATAAGGTTTCTTTCTATCTAACCTTAACGCATGAAAATGTAAATATTACTCCTACTTCTGGTGAGCCTCCTGATAGGGAGGAGGTTCTTCAGGGAGAGGTAAGGTATTTAACCCTTAGTTTAACGAGGGATAATAGAAACCCATATGTTCCCTACTCTGTTGGAGATGTGGAAAGCCTAATAGTTGAGCATGCGGGGCTTTTTGGAGGAGATTACAACTACTCTAAGTACATAGGAGAGGTTAAATTTTACTTACCTTTTGAGCTAAACAAGTGGCTTGGCATAGAGCTTGGAGCTGAGGAGGAAAGACCCTGGATTATAGCGGCAAGGGCAAGATATGGAGATTCAAGCGGGACCCTTCCCTATTTTGAGAAGTTTTTTGTAGGAGGGGCTACCACCCTTAGGGGTTATCCAAGGAGTTACTTCTTTGGCGAGAAGATGGTTTTAGCAAACGTGGAGCTGAGGATACCAATCGAAAAGGGACTAGAATTGGTGGTTTTCAATGACTGGGGCTATGCATGGAGTAAGGATGAAAGCATATCTTTATCTGATCTTAAGCGTGGAGTTGGTTTTGGCTTAAGGGTTAGAACTCCCTTTGGAATTATAAGGGCCGACTTTGCGGAAAACGAGGAAGGTGAAACCCAATCTTATATAGGTTTCGGTCACATCTTTTAG
- a CDS encoding sigma-70 family RNA polymerase sigma factor: MEEYLRALSKVKILEQAEEEELWRKFKEEGDEESRAKIIESYQPLVFKVLSKIGHPPELTLDLLQEGIVGLIEAVDRFEPERGWKFYTFAYYRIKGSILNALTRKMPAWELVDEADPKEGSFDEDLLSIGLEVLPSEDKKVINGIYYEGKGLKDIAKELGFSLSKIQRIHKRALKRLKEVLG, translated from the coding sequence ATGGAAGAGTATCTAAGAGCCTTAAGCAAGGTTAAGATTTTGGAGCAGGCTGAGGAGGAGGAGCTTTGGAGGAAGTTTAAGGAAGAGGGGGACGAGGAGAGTCGTGCTAAGATAATAGAGTCTTATCAGCCCCTTGTTTTCAAGGTTTTATCAAAGATAGGGCATCCTCCTGAGCTAACCTTAGATCTGCTTCAAGAGGGAATAGTCGGTCTTATTGAAGCCGTTGATAGGTTTGAGCCTGAGAGGGGATGGAAGTTTTATACTTTCGCTTACTATAGGATAAAGGGCTCCATATTGAATGCCTTGACTAGGAAGATGCCTGCTTGGGAGCTGGTTGATGAAGCTGATCCCAAGGAGGGAAGCTTTGATGAGGATCTGCTTTCCATAGGGCTTGAGGTTTTGCCCTCTGAGGATAAAAAGGTAATAAATGGAATATACTATGAGGGAAAGGGGCTTAAAGATATAGCTAAAGAGTTAGGTTTCTCCTTAAGTAAAATTCAGAGGATTCATAAGAGGGCCCTGAAAAGGTTGAAGGAGGTTTTGGGATAA